The Chrysemys picta bellii isolate R12L10 chromosome 5, ASM1138683v2, whole genome shotgun sequence genome includes a window with the following:
- the CCDC142 gene encoding coiled-coil domain-containing protein 142 isoform X4, producing the protein MGRGSERSQPTQVRSETRWGWAASCRDRFGQEESWTPEPPIEGRDHEPQLRAVTATPWLPVVAQAARCGARACLAAASSGCSSLSGFAKSLQKAEALLWNCVNPSVRRLLQQQASASAYDSDEEDSPGALARLAQVERSYLGLSRCLCVQENPRTETFRGHVKPAASDTAQGAFSYHPVYPRVAKHCATLHALLQHRHRLRLSHEYSRRLKGASDFVRHLLALLARKDPGGDPGGGGQLRGLCEELRTHTSHWSGLQRKMRSDPWLRVLLLQHHESVTHMKQALGLLALHAIRLVERYVEVLLHCLARASPAAVSPAQLSDLFQGLEIYNHVLSDRALERASSEPGADPATPLRRKGEVCGGAQAYPIGRVLGVLAAERGRLAAHRLHQLLLQRAQRDCLEQVHWENAVVPWSMDRSSISETDVGSPGPPTVEGLPSLPKELQVLCREDKELLDLVLGVLVASTDTLWHHVLKRPKQEKPPAEEGQEPPLVPAASPGLDERLSSASLPSWKSVRWLDASYSEAAEVLYAQYRPLFWEAAATSLAHRLELRQDQAQPCGGLPPCTERAAAALAQELSQALGQGFCQALGSSLSDKCMPGPRTAGTAHSRTAQLLRELHPPLAFALKCLEPPLAARTASGDLVSPSLRLELLTRCLATGQASCSWLMAKAYQHLAAWSLCPFLLVTQGDLQLLKAETTRLAELVSGAFPEGEESPRWVRPALGSHQERQLCLQIYSTATSIQSFSQDVLRMFSSDCKRMSAEIFSQTMPLGKHWRAGLRADLPSTPSEYALAAAQSVLGQVLQGIQLLPHESQVPALTHVMTAFVEAWMDHILTQKIKFSLQGALQLKQDFDTVRQLVQSEDCGLSPEIKQSVLSLRIFQQMDNAIICLLQQPSSKAYLPSHTWESFRKCCSHNGVRTQDFPSGSLNSLESLDVQALRNSTALETQSSDLLSQLQGSCTPESYLPSTQQEWLSLRLHGTRRWKVPSLPCTKSSEP; encoded by the exons ATGGGCAGAGGGAGCGAGAGGAGTCAGCCGACTCAGGTGAGGTCAGAAACTcggtggggctgggcagcatcGTGCCGTGACCGGTTCGGGCAGGAGGAGAGCTGGACACCAGAGCCTCCCATTGAAGGCAGAGACCATGAGCCCCAATTGAGGGCTGTGACGGCAACTCCCTGGCTGCCTGTGGTGGCACAGGCCGCTCGCTGCGGTGCCAGGGCATGCTTGGCTGCTGCCAGCTCAG GCTGCAGCTCCCTGAGCGGCTTTGCCAAGTCCCTGCAGAAGGCAGAGGCCCTGCTGTGGAACTGCGTGAACCCCAGTGTGCGGcgcctcctgcagcagcaggcCAGCGCCAGTGCCTACGACAGCGACGAGGAGGACTCGCCCGGCGCCCTCGCCCGCCTGGCCCAGGTGGAGCGCAGCTACCTGGGGCTCAGCCGCTGCCTCTGCGTGCAGGAGAACCCCCGCACGGAGACCTTCCGAGGCCACGTCAAGCCGGCGGCCAGTGACACGGCCCAGGGCGCCTTCTCCTACCACCCCGTCTACCCCCGCGTGGCCAAGCACTGTGCCACCTTGCACGCCCTGCTGCAGCACCGCCACCGCCTCCGCCTCTCCCACGAGTACAGCCGCCGCCTCAAAGGGGCCTCGGACTTCGTCCGCCACCTCCTGGCTCTCTTGGCGCGGAAGGACCCGGGAGGGGACcctggggggggcgggcagcTCAGGGGACTCTGTGAGGAGCTGCGGACTCACACCAGCCACTGGAGCGGGCTGCAGCGCAAGATGCGCAGCGACCCCTGGCTgcgggtgctgctgctgcagcatcaCGAGTCGGTGACGCACATGAAGCAGGCGCTGGGCCTGCTGGCCCTGCACGCCATCCGCCTGGTGGAGCGCTACGTGGAGGTGCTGCTGCACTGcctggcacgggccagccccGCCGCCGTCTCCCCTGCCCAGCTCTCCGACCTCTTCCAGGGCCTGGAGATCTACAACCACGTGCTGAGCGACCGGGCCCTGGAGCGGGCCTCCAGCGAGCCGGGGGCTGATCCCGCCACTCCACTGCGGCGCAAAGGGGAGGTGTGCGGGGGTGCTCAGGCCTATCCCATTGGGCGGGTGCTGGGCGTGCTGGCAGCCGAGAGAGGCAGGCTGGCCGCCCACAGACTCcaccagctcctcctgcagcGGGCACAGAGGGACTGCCTGGAACAGGTGCACTGGGAGAATGCTGTGGTGCCTTGGTCCATGGACCGCAGCAGCATTAGTGAGACAGATGTGGGGTCCCCTGGGCCCCCCACAGTGGAGGGGCTGCCGAGCCTCCCCAAGGAGCTGCAGGTGCTGTGCAGGGAGGACAAAGAGCTCCTGGACCTTGTTCTGGGAGTCCTGGTGGCCTCCACCGACACGCTCTGGCACCATGTGCTCAAGAGGCCCAAGCAGGAGAAGCCCCCGGCAGAGGAGGGCCAGGAGCCCCCGCTGGTGCCGGCAGCCAGCCCGGGCCTGGACGAGAGGCTGAGCTCGGCCTCCCTGCCCAGCTGGAAGTCCGTGCGCTGGCTGGACGCGTCCTACTCGGAGGCTGCCGAGGTTCTGTATGCGCAGTACCGCCCGCTCTTCTGGGAGGCCGCAGCCACCTCACTGGCTCATCGCCTGGAGCTGCGGCAGGACCAGGCACAGCCCTGCGGAGGCCTGCCCCCGTGCACAGAAAGGGCAGCAGCCGCGCTGGCGCAGGAGCTGAGCCAGGCGCTGGGTCAGG GGTtctgccaggccctgggctccagcctcagCGATAAGTGCAtgcctgggcccaggacagcgGGCACGGCGCACAGCAGGACTGCCCAGCTGCTCCGGGAGCTCCACCCTCCCCTGGCCTTCGCCCTGAAATGCCTGGAGCCTCCGCTCGCTGCAAGGACTG CGAGCGGCGACCTCGTCTCCCCAAGTCTCCGGCTGGAGCTGCTGACTCGCTGCCTGGCCACAGGGCAGGCCTCCTGCTCCTGGCTCATGGCCAAGGCCTATCAGCACCTTGCGGCCTGGTCCCTCTGCCCGTTCCTGCTCGTCACCCAGGGAGATCTCCAG CTGTTAAAGGCAGAGACCACCAGGTTGGCGGAGCTCGTGAGTGGGGCCTTCCCTGAGGGAGAGGAGAGCCCCAGGTGGGTGCGGCCGGCCCTTGGCTCCCACCAGGAGCGGCAGCTGTGCCTACAGATCTACTCCACTGCCACCAGCATCCAG AGCTTCTCGCAGGACGTGCTGCGGATGTTCTCCAGCGACTGCAAACGGATGTCGGCAGAGATCTTCAGCCAGACCATGCCGCTGGGCAAGCACTGGAGAGCAGGCCTCCGTGCAG ACCTGCCCAGCACCCCGAGTGAGTACGCCTTGGCCGCCGCCCAGAGTGTCCTGGGCCAGGTCCTGCAGGGCATCCAGCTGCTCCCGCACGAGTCCCAGGTGCCCGCGCTCACCCACGTCATGACAGCCTTTGTGGAAGCCTGGATGGACCACATCCTCACCCAGAAAATCAAGTTCAG CCTGCAGGGTGCCTTACAGCTGAAGCAGGACTTCGACACGGTGCGGCAGCTGGTGCAGTCGGAGGATTGCGGCCTGTCGCCTGAGATCAAGCAGTCCGTGCTGTCGCTGCGCATCTTCCAGCAGATGGACAATGCCATCATCTGCCTCTTACAGCAGCCCAGCAGCAAGGCCTACCTGCCCTCCCACACCTGGGAGTCCTTCCGCAAGTGCT
- the CCDC142 gene encoding coiled-coil domain-containing protein 142 isoform X7, whose amino-acid sequence MGRGSERSQPTQVRSETRWGWAASCRDRFGQEESWTPEPPIEGRDHEPQLRAVTATPWLPVVAQAARCGARACLAAASSGCSSLSGFAKSLQKAEALLWNCVNPSVRRLLQQQASASAYDSDEEDSPGALARLAQVERSYLGLSRCLCVQENPRTETFRGHVKPAASDTAQGAFSYHPVYPRVAKHCATLHALLQHRHRLRLSHEYSRRLKGASDFVRHLLALLARKDPGGDPGGGGQLRGLCEELRTHTSHWSGLQRKMRSDPWLRVLLLQHHESVTHMKQALGLLALHAIRLVERYVEVLLHCLARASPAAVSPAQLSDLFQGLEIYNHVLSDRALERASSEPGADPATPLRRKGEVCGGAQAYPIGRVLGVLAAERGRLAAHRLHQLLLQRAQRDCLEQVHWENAVVPWSMDRSSISETDVGSPGPPTVEGLPSLPKELQVLCREDKELLDLVLGVLVASTDTLWHHVLKRPKQEKPPAEEGQEPPLVPAASPGLDERLSSASLPSWKSVRWLDASYSEAAEVLYAQYRPLFWEAAATSLAHRLELRQDQAQPCGGLPPCTERAAAALAQELSQALGQARVPLECEAALRRLCMCLISQAVFQSWDRGFCQALGSSLSDKCMPGPRTAGTAHSRTAQLLRELHPPLAFALKCLEPPLAARTASGDLVSPSLRLELLTRCLATGQASCSWLMAKAYQHLAAWSLCPFLLVTQGDLQLLKAETTRLAELVSGAFPEGEESPRWVRPALGSHQERQLCLQIYSTATSIQLPLCSPELLAGRAADVLQRLQTDVGRDLQPDHAAGQALESRPPCRPAQHPE is encoded by the exons ATGGGCAGAGGGAGCGAGAGGAGTCAGCCGACTCAGGTGAGGTCAGAAACTcggtggggctgggcagcatcGTGCCGTGACCGGTTCGGGCAGGAGGAGAGCTGGACACCAGAGCCTCCCATTGAAGGCAGAGACCATGAGCCCCAATTGAGGGCTGTGACGGCAACTCCCTGGCTGCCTGTGGTGGCACAGGCCGCTCGCTGCGGTGCCAGGGCATGCTTGGCTGCTGCCAGCTCAG GCTGCAGCTCCCTGAGCGGCTTTGCCAAGTCCCTGCAGAAGGCAGAGGCCCTGCTGTGGAACTGCGTGAACCCCAGTGTGCGGcgcctcctgcagcagcaggcCAGCGCCAGTGCCTACGACAGCGACGAGGAGGACTCGCCCGGCGCCCTCGCCCGCCTGGCCCAGGTGGAGCGCAGCTACCTGGGGCTCAGCCGCTGCCTCTGCGTGCAGGAGAACCCCCGCACGGAGACCTTCCGAGGCCACGTCAAGCCGGCGGCCAGTGACACGGCCCAGGGCGCCTTCTCCTACCACCCCGTCTACCCCCGCGTGGCCAAGCACTGTGCCACCTTGCACGCCCTGCTGCAGCACCGCCACCGCCTCCGCCTCTCCCACGAGTACAGCCGCCGCCTCAAAGGGGCCTCGGACTTCGTCCGCCACCTCCTGGCTCTCTTGGCGCGGAAGGACCCGGGAGGGGACcctggggggggcgggcagcTCAGGGGACTCTGTGAGGAGCTGCGGACTCACACCAGCCACTGGAGCGGGCTGCAGCGCAAGATGCGCAGCGACCCCTGGCTgcgggtgctgctgctgcagcatcaCGAGTCGGTGACGCACATGAAGCAGGCGCTGGGCCTGCTGGCCCTGCACGCCATCCGCCTGGTGGAGCGCTACGTGGAGGTGCTGCTGCACTGcctggcacgggccagccccGCCGCCGTCTCCCCTGCCCAGCTCTCCGACCTCTTCCAGGGCCTGGAGATCTACAACCACGTGCTGAGCGACCGGGCCCTGGAGCGGGCCTCCAGCGAGCCGGGGGCTGATCCCGCCACTCCACTGCGGCGCAAAGGGGAGGTGTGCGGGGGTGCTCAGGCCTATCCCATTGGGCGGGTGCTGGGCGTGCTGGCAGCCGAGAGAGGCAGGCTGGCCGCCCACAGACTCcaccagctcctcctgcagcGGGCACAGAGGGACTGCCTGGAACAGGTGCACTGGGAGAATGCTGTGGTGCCTTGGTCCATGGACCGCAGCAGCATTAGTGAGACAGATGTGGGGTCCCCTGGGCCCCCCACAGTGGAGGGGCTGCCGAGCCTCCCCAAGGAGCTGCAGGTGCTGTGCAGGGAGGACAAAGAGCTCCTGGACCTTGTTCTGGGAGTCCTGGTGGCCTCCACCGACACGCTCTGGCACCATGTGCTCAAGAGGCCCAAGCAGGAGAAGCCCCCGGCAGAGGAGGGCCAGGAGCCCCCGCTGGTGCCGGCAGCCAGCCCGGGCCTGGACGAGAGGCTGAGCTCGGCCTCCCTGCCCAGCTGGAAGTCCGTGCGCTGGCTGGACGCGTCCTACTCGGAGGCTGCCGAGGTTCTGTATGCGCAGTACCGCCCGCTCTTCTGGGAGGCCGCAGCCACCTCACTGGCTCATCGCCTGGAGCTGCGGCAGGACCAGGCACAGCCCTGCGGAGGCCTGCCCCCGTGCACAGAAAGGGCAGCAGCCGCGCTGGCGCAGGAGCTGAGCCAGGCGCTGGGTCAGG CCCGCGTGCCCCTGGAGTGCGAGGCGGCGCTGCGGCGCCTGTGCATGTGTCTGATCTCTCAGGCTGTCTTCCAGAGCTGGGACCGAG GGTtctgccaggccctgggctccagcctcagCGATAAGTGCAtgcctgggcccaggacagcgGGCACGGCGCACAGCAGGACTGCCCAGCTGCTCCGGGAGCTCCACCCTCCCCTGGCCTTCGCCCTGAAATGCCTGGAGCCTCCGCTCGCTGCAAGGACTG CGAGCGGCGACCTCGTCTCCCCAAGTCTCCGGCTGGAGCTGCTGACTCGCTGCCTGGCCACAGGGCAGGCCTCCTGCTCCTGGCTCATGGCCAAGGCCTATCAGCACCTTGCGGCCTGGTCCCTCTGCCCGTTCCTGCTCGTCACCCAGGGAGATCTCCAG CTGTTAAAGGCAGAGACCACCAGGTTGGCGGAGCTCGTGAGTGGGGCCTTCCCTGAGGGAGAGGAGAGCCCCAGGTGGGTGCGGCCGGCCCTTGGCTCCCACCAGGAGCGGCAGCTGTGCCTACAGATCTACTCCACTGCCACCAGCATCCAG CTCCCCCTCTGTTCCCCAGAGCTTCTCGCAGGACGTGCTGCGGATGTTCTCCAGCGACTGCAAACGGATGTCGGCAGAGATCTTCAGCCAGACCATGCCGCTGGGCAAGCACTGGAGAGCAGGCCTCCGTGCAG ACCTGCCCAGCACCCCGAGTGA